One window of Dyadobacter sandarakinus genomic DNA carries:
- a CDS encoding DUF3784 domain-containing protein, whose protein sequence is MFTAAIILSLTFTLLGFFVTVNNAKYILSGYNTMSEADRAKMDIEQYLRFFKRFHLILGATLLAGYLILQSINNNWASAYLILYPLLSYVFLIGKGVTFYHGTSGQRVGTFVGMAILVVITIAIGMQLFASLRNSEVFLTIDQVQIKGMYGIRIDKDDITGIALVRELPPISHKTNGFAAGNFAKGSFKTVDGQPVRLYVNKKAKPFLEIRTTGHEAVYYSSDEMPAVDVYRQLRTWRIE, encoded by the coding sequence ATGTTTACCGCCGCAATAATTTTATCACTGACCTTCACCTTGCTCGGTTTTTTCGTAACCGTCAACAATGCGAAGTACATCCTCTCCGGATACAATACCATGTCGGAGGCGGATCGTGCTAAAATGGATATTGAGCAGTACCTGCGCTTTTTCAAGCGTTTTCACCTGATTCTGGGCGCTACGCTGCTGGCCGGCTACCTCATTCTTCAAAGCATTAATAACAACTGGGCAAGTGCTTACCTGATCCTGTACCCACTGCTTTCCTATGTTTTTCTGATTGGGAAAGGGGTGACTTTTTACCACGGCACGAGCGGTCAGCGGGTCGGAACTTTTGTAGGGATGGCCATACTGGTGGTGATTACCATCGCCATAGGCATGCAATTATTTGCCAGTTTGCGTAACAGTGAGGTATTTCTGACGATCGATCAGGTGCAGATTAAAGGAATGTACGGTATCAGGATCGATAAGGACGATATTACCGGCATCGCGCTGGTGCGGGAGCTGCCGCCCATTTCGCATAAAACAAATGGTTTCGCGGCAGGAAATTTTGCGAAGGGCAGCTTCAAAACAGTTGACGGGCAGCCTGTGAGGCTTTACGTAAACAAAAAAGCGAAGCCTTTCCTGGAAATCAGAACTACCGGGCACGAAGCTGTGTATTACAGCTCCGATGAAATGCCCGCAGTAGACGTATACCGCCAGCTGCGTACCTGGCGGATAGAATAA
- the lon gene encoding endopeptidase La: protein MKFEPSDLYSRLLMSDSDMDSLEIVPLGGPDGSDEPFELPNELPILPIRQTVLFPGMVIPVTVVRQKAIRLVKKIYRNSDINQRILGAVTQAAPNKEDPTAEDLYNIGTVAQILKMITLPDGNVTIIVQGRQRFEIMTVVHEEPYLTAEVKSIEDLFASPNKKESKALLQSLRDGAHKIMRLNPEIPQEARIALDNIESPIFLIHFLSSNINVEVADKQKLLEERNGHKQATLLLQYMMREIEMLELKREIQTKASSDIDQQQRDYFLRQQIKVLHDELGMDSPERDLDEIRLKATQKKWPDTVRSHFEKELSKLQRINPMAPDYPVTLNYLETLIELPWGHFTKDNFDLVRAQKILDADHFGLEKVKERIIEYLAVLKLKGNLKAPILCLYGPPGVGKTSLGKSIAKALNREYIRMALGGVHDEAEIRGHRKTYIGAMPGKIIQNIKKAGSGNPVFILDEIDKVSSDYRGDPSSALLEVLDPEQNASFTDNYLEVEYDLSKVLFVATANGLDTIHPALRDRMEIIEMTGYTIEEKLQIAKRYLLPKQRKDHGLKSNDIKLEDGALLRIIEGYTRESGVRNLEQKIGTVIRKVAKSVAMEQEYPRTIKAAQIEKYLGAEIFDKDLYQDNDFAGVVTGLAWTSVGGEILFIETSLSRGKGNLTLSGQLGDVMKESAVAALSYLKANADRLGIDYRIFNYYDLHVHVPAGAVPKDGPSAGVTMATSMASIFTQRKVKPYIAMTGEITLRGKVLPVGGVKEKILAARRAGVREIILCIKNKKDVEEVPANYIKDLSFHYVDQVDEVLNIALLPEKVKNATQFVFPDEKKEKEEAGYVTLGV from the coding sequence ATGAAATTTGAACCTTCTGATTTATATAGTCGGCTGCTGATGTCCGATTCGGACATGGATAGCTTAGAAATTGTGCCATTGGGTGGACCGGACGGGTCCGATGAGCCCTTCGAACTTCCGAATGAACTTCCCATATTACCTATCAGACAAACTGTTCTCTTCCCGGGAATGGTAATCCCTGTGACCGTAGTACGCCAGAAAGCAATTCGTTTAGTCAAAAAAATATACCGCAACTCCGACATCAACCAGCGGATCCTCGGTGCTGTAACACAGGCTGCTCCCAACAAGGAGGACCCCACTGCGGAGGATTTGTATAACATCGGTACGGTTGCGCAGATCCTGAAAATGATCACCCTGCCGGATGGCAACGTGACGATCATCGTACAGGGAAGGCAGCGTTTTGAAATCATGACGGTGGTGCATGAAGAGCCTTATCTTACCGCAGAGGTCAAATCCATTGAAGATTTATTTGCAAGTCCCAATAAAAAAGAGTCCAAGGCATTACTCCAGTCCCTGCGTGACGGAGCGCATAAGATCATGCGCCTCAACCCTGAAATTCCTCAGGAAGCCCGGATCGCACTTGATAATATTGAAAGCCCGATTTTCCTGATCCATTTTCTTTCTTCCAACATCAATGTGGAAGTCGCTGACAAGCAAAAGCTGCTTGAAGAAAGAAACGGTCACAAACAAGCTACCCTGCTGCTGCAATACATGATGCGGGAGATTGAAATGCTGGAACTTAAACGTGAGATCCAGACCAAAGCAAGCTCCGACATTGATCAGCAGCAACGTGATTATTTTCTACGCCAGCAGATCAAGGTACTGCACGACGAGCTTGGAATGGACAGTCCCGAGCGCGACCTGGACGAAATCAGGCTGAAAGCTACCCAGAAAAAGTGGCCGGACACCGTGCGCAGCCATTTTGAAAAAGAGCTCAGTAAGTTACAGCGCATTAATCCCATGGCACCCGACTACCCGGTAACGCTCAACTATCTTGAAACCTTGATAGAGCTTCCGTGGGGGCATTTTACCAAAGACAATTTTGACCTGGTACGCGCTCAGAAGATTCTTGATGCAGACCATTTTGGTCTTGAAAAAGTAAAAGAGCGTATCATAGAGTACCTCGCAGTGCTGAAACTGAAAGGTAACCTGAAAGCACCGATCCTTTGCCTGTATGGCCCTCCGGGCGTAGGTAAAACTTCCCTGGGCAAGTCCATTGCAAAGGCGTTGAACCGGGAGTACATCCGCATGGCGCTGGGCGGTGTGCACGACGAAGCTGAGATTCGCGGTCACCGCAAGACATATATCGGTGCGATGCCCGGGAAAATCATCCAGAATATCAAAAAAGCAGGCTCAGGTAATCCCGTTTTTATTTTAGACGAAATTGATAAAGTAAGCTCCGACTACCGGGGCGACCCTTCTTCGGCTTTGCTGGAAGTGCTTGACCCTGAACAAAATGCTTCGTTTACGGACAATTACCTGGAAGTGGAGTATGATCTTTCAAAAGTGCTTTTTGTAGCGACAGCGAATGGTCTGGATACGATTCATCCCGCCCTGCGCGACCGGATGGAGATCATTGAGATGACCGGTTATACCATTGAGGAAAAACTGCAGATTGCCAAAAGGTACCTGCTTCCCAAGCAGCGCAAAGACCACGGGCTGAAATCCAATGATATCAAGCTGGAAGACGGTGCATTGCTGCGCATTATTGAAGGATATACCCGCGAGTCGGGCGTACGGAACCTGGAACAAAAGATCGGGACGGTAATCCGGAAAGTGGCGAAGTCTGTGGCGATGGAGCAGGAGTACCCGCGTACGATCAAGGCGGCCCAGATAGAAAAGTATCTCGGTGCAGAGATCTTTGATAAAGACCTTTACCAGGATAATGACTTTGCAGGCGTGGTTACCGGGCTTGCATGGACTTCCGTAGGCGGCGAAATATTATTTATTGAAACCAGTCTCAGCCGCGGCAAAGGTAACCTGACGCTCTCGGGTCAGCTGGGTGATGTGATGAAGGAATCGGCCGTAGCTGCCCTCTCCTACCTCAAAGCCAATGCCGACCGCCTGGGTATCGATTACCGCATTTTTAACTATTACGATCTCCATGTGCACGTACCTGCGGGTGCTGTCCCCAAAGACGGACCGTCTGCCGGTGTCACGATGGCTACTTCCATGGCATCTATATTTACGCAGCGGAAAGTGAAGCCGTACATTGCGATGACCGGAGAGATTACGCTGCGCGGCAAGGTGCTGCCAGTGGGCGGTGTGAAGGAGAAAATCCTTGCAGCACGCAGGGCAGGTGTGCGGGAGATTATTCTTTGTATCAAAAACAAAAAGGATGTGGAGGAAGTACCTGCCAACTACATCAAGGACCTTAGTTTCCATTATGTAGACCAGGTTGATGAGGTGCTGAACATTGCATTGCTCCCCGAAAAAGTAAAAAATGCAACGCAGTTTGTTTTTCCCGACGAGAAGAAAGAGAAGGAAGAAGCCGGCTACGTAACCCTTGGGGTATAG
- a CDS encoding bifunctional 4-hydroxy-2-oxoglutarate aldolase/2-dehydro-3-deoxy-phosphogluconate aldolase: MDKETILILLNEVGILPLFYDADVEVAKEVINASYRGGARAFEFTNRGENAYNVFTALVAYTKESLPGMAMGIGTIYDAETAQKYIDAGADFIVTPCLNPAVGAACLKANIPWIPGVSTLTEIYNAQQAGAEVVKLFPGEVVGSKFLRAIRGPMPKVKIMVTGGVQPTSESINEWFGAGAYAVGLGSNLFPKDVLAAGDYGWIEQKVADSIALVSAFRKGS, translated from the coding sequence ATGGATAAAGAAACAATTCTGATTTTACTCAATGAAGTGGGCATACTTCCGCTTTTTTACGATGCCGACGTAGAAGTGGCCAAGGAAGTGATCAATGCCAGTTACCGGGGCGGTGCCCGGGCATTTGAGTTTACAAACCGGGGTGAGAATGCGTACAATGTATTCACTGCATTGGTGGCATATACCAAAGAGAGCCTGCCCGGTATGGCTATGGGTATCGGTACAATCTACGATGCCGAAACTGCTCAAAAGTACATTGATGCCGGTGCTGACTTCATTGTCACGCCCTGCTTGAACCCTGCGGTGGGTGCAGCTTGTCTGAAAGCCAACATTCCCTGGATTCCGGGTGTATCCACGCTCACGGAGATCTACAATGCACAGCAGGCCGGGGCGGAAGTGGTAAAGCTTTTCCCGGGTGAGGTGGTAGGATCAAAGTTTCTGCGGGCGATCCGCGGGCCTATGCCCAAGGTCAAAATTATGGTGACCGGCGGCGTGCAGCCTACGTCCGAAAGCATCAATGAGTGGTTCGGTGCCGGTGCCTATGCGGTAGGTCTGGGATCTAACCTGTTTCCCAAAGATGTGCTTGCGGCAGGAGATTATGGCTGGATCGAGCAAAAGGTAGCCGACAGCATTGCGCTTGTGAGTGCATTCAGAAAAGGAAGCTGA
- a CDS encoding sugar kinase translates to MAQIVSFGEVLMRLSTPGFSRFEQARQLNVTYAGGEANVSTALAYWGHHTAHVTRFPDSPIGRAAAQYLHFHGVDISHIVYGGPRMAVYFLETGAALRGSQIVYDRANSSLAEVSPADVDWESILKDAKWFHWAGITPALSQGAADTLLEGIKVARKYGLTVSGDIFYRANLWKYGKKPSEILPALTAGTDIVIANSENIKEIFGIYGNDFKQSCVNLQQAYPQVRMVVDTKRTSISASHNLLRAYLWNGTELLETEDVEINPIVDRVGGGDAFIAGLIHGLITFDDQQKALEFGVAASALKHTIEGDALISTIAEVEAIRQGETSGRIKR, encoded by the coding sequence ATGGCTCAGATAGTCTCTTTCGGAGAAGTCCTCATGCGGCTTTCAACTCCCGGTTTCTCACGTTTTGAACAGGCACGACAACTTAATGTGACTTATGCCGGCGGCGAGGCCAATGTTTCCACCGCCCTGGCATACTGGGGGCATCATACGGCCCACGTCACCCGCTTTCCCGATTCTCCTATTGGCCGGGCTGCGGCCCAGTACCTGCATTTTCATGGTGTGGACATTTCGCATATCGTTTATGGCGGGCCGCGTATGGCGGTTTATTTTCTGGAAACCGGTGCTGCATTGCGCGGAAGCCAGATCGTTTACGACCGGGCCAACTCTTCACTGGCTGAGGTAAGCCCGGCGGATGTGGATTGGGAAAGTATCCTGAAAGATGCCAAATGGTTTCACTGGGCGGGCATTACGCCGGCCTTGTCACAGGGCGCTGCGGATACCTTGCTGGAAGGAATCAAAGTAGCCCGGAAATACGGACTCACGGTTTCGGGGGATATTTTTTACCGGGCCAACTTATGGAAATACGGTAAAAAGCCCTCAGAGATACTGCCTGCACTCACAGCCGGAACCGACATTGTAATTGCCAACAGTGAAAATATCAAAGAGATTTTCGGTATTTACGGAAACGATTTTAAACAATCCTGCGTCAATCTTCAGCAGGCTTATCCGCAGGTAAGAATGGTTGTAGATACCAAAAGAACCTCCATCAGTGCCTCGCACAATCTATTGCGCGCCTATCTCTGGAATGGTACCGAACTGCTTGAAACGGAAGACGTCGAGATTAATCCCATCGTGGACCGCGTAGGCGGGGGCGATGCATTCATTGCAGGGCTGATCCATGGTCTGATTACCTTTGATGATCAGCAGAAAGCCCTTGAATTCGGCGTTGCTGCCTCAGCCCTTAAACATACCATTGAAGGTGATGCACTGATCTCGACCATCGCCGAAGTAGAGGCGATCAGACAGGGAGAGACTTCCGGACGTATCAAAAGATAA
- a CDS encoding tagaturonate reductase: MLLSPQLLAQRPGLVPDYERLLSLPEKVIQFGTGVLLRGLPDYFIHKANEQGIFNGRIVVVKSTGGTTSDFEQQQHIFSHSIRGIENGTETDEFIINTAISRTLTASENWSDILACARNPELNIVISNTTEVGIQLVEDDIFASPPASFPGKLTAYLLERFNALGGDAGTGMIIIPTELIVENGTRLREIVLEQASRHGLDASFRRWLEEDNYFCDSLVDRIVPGKPDLSVVAEILAKHDFEDELFIVSEVYRLWAIEGNDFVKSRLSFAQADSGVIVAPDIDLFRELKLRLLNGTHTLTSGYCFLKGFDLVSQTQADPEAAAFVRGLMLEELAPAIPYEVDPAQAQTFGEQVLDRFRNPFIRHQLVDITVQYTAKMKMRNIPTLLNHYRHSERVPQRFAEGFAAYLRFMKPVYHKNGAYYGERNGEPYSIRCDSAAYFDEKWKNAASPADLAAQVLGDVSVWGTDLTLLPGFLDAVQGYMLEGTGISPEEL; the protein is encoded by the coding sequence ATGCTGCTTTCACCACAACTGCTGGCCCAGCGCCCGGGACTCGTCCCCGACTACGAACGTCTTTTATCCCTGCCCGAAAAGGTGATTCAGTTTGGTACGGGTGTGCTCCTGCGTGGCCTGCCCGACTATTTTATCCATAAAGCAAATGAGCAGGGGATTTTCAATGGGCGTATTGTGGTTGTAAAATCGACGGGTGGTACGACCAGCGACTTTGAGCAGCAGCAGCATATCTTTTCCCACAGCATCCGTGGCATTGAAAATGGGACAGAGACAGACGAATTTATCATCAACACCGCCATCAGCCGCACGCTTACAGCAAGCGAAAACTGGTCTGACATCCTGGCCTGCGCACGCAATCCGGAGCTGAACATTGTTATTTCCAACACAACTGAAGTGGGGATTCAACTGGTAGAAGATGACATTTTTGCCAGTCCTCCTGCGTCTTTCCCAGGAAAACTTACCGCTTACCTGCTCGAACGTTTCAATGCACTTGGCGGCGATGCCGGAACCGGGATGATTATCATACCCACCGAGCTGATCGTTGAAAACGGCACCCGCCTGCGCGAGATCGTACTGGAACAAGCTTCGAGGCACGGGCTGGACGCTTCTTTCCGACGCTGGCTGGAAGAAGACAACTATTTTTGCGATTCATTGGTAGACAGGATTGTACCCGGCAAGCCCGACTTGTCCGTAGTCGCAGAGATCCTGGCAAAACACGACTTTGAGGATGAGCTGTTTATTGTTTCTGAGGTATACCGGCTTTGGGCAATCGAAGGAAATGATTTTGTAAAATCACGTCTCAGCTTTGCACAGGCAGATTCTGGTGTGATTGTCGCGCCAGACATTGATTTGTTCAGAGAACTGAAACTTCGCCTGCTCAATGGCACTCATACGCTTACATCAGGTTACTGTTTTCTGAAAGGTTTTGACCTGGTGTCACAAACCCAGGCCGATCCGGAAGCAGCCGCCTTTGTTCGCGGGCTGATGCTGGAAGAACTGGCCCCAGCCATTCCTTACGAAGTGGATCCTGCCCAGGCACAAACCTTCGGAGAGCAGGTACTTGACCGCTTCCGAAATCCATTTATCCGTCATCAGCTGGTAGATATCACGGTGCAGTATACCGCCAAAATGAAAATGCGCAACATCCCTACGCTGTTGAACCACTACCGGCACAGCGAGCGGGTACCGCAGCGATTTGCAGAAGGATTTGCAGCGTATCTAAGATTTATGAAGCCTGTTTATCACAAAAATGGCGCTTATTACGGTGAAAGAAATGGGGAGCCTTACTCCATCCGGTGCGACTCGGCTGCATATTTTGATGAAAAGTGGAAGAATGCAGCCTCACCTGCTGACCTGGCTGCGCAGGTACTGGGGGATGTTTCTGTATGGGGAACGGACCTGACGCTGCTTCCGGGCTTTCTGGATGCGGTGCAGGGCTATATGCTGGAAGGTACCGGCATCTCGCCCGAAGAACTCTGA
- a CDS encoding DUF748 domain-containing protein — protein sequence MKKSAKIMIGVVVLLIIARLLLPYFVLRYVNKVLADMDGYTGHISDVDIHLIRGAYQIDSMNIRKINGKIKEPFISIPQMDLAIQWEPILKGKLVAEVKCTRPEVNFAFSDNESASQTGKENDWTQVIKDLLPIEINRFVINDGRINLTSIVTQPRTDLSLNNFNLEIENIRNVEEKGRKLPSPVHATGDMPGFGGKLIFDANMMLLKQIPDFDYNMRLQDLQLVKLNNLSRQYGNIDFEKGSLTVVSEMEMKDGKLEGYLKPLTKDMKIFKLKEENRNVGQFFRELLAETGSFILENKKRDQVATRIPLKGDIGNISTDLWPIVINVLRNAYVEAFKAEYDSSLNLKDTIKQVRKDRKEKRKEKKEARKEKRKARKEKRKEAREARKKD from the coding sequence GTGAAAAAATCCGCCAAAATAATGATCGGAGTAGTGGTACTCCTGATCATAGCCCGCTTACTGCTCCCCTACTTTGTGCTGAGATATGTGAATAAAGTGCTCGCTGATATGGACGGCTATACAGGGCATATTTCCGATGTGGACATCCACCTGATCCGGGGTGCCTATCAGATTGACAGCATGAACATCCGCAAGATCAATGGGAAGATCAAAGAACCATTTATCAGCATTCCGCAGATGGACCTGGCCATACAGTGGGAGCCGATCCTCAAAGGAAAACTCGTGGCAGAGGTAAAATGTACCCGCCCGGAGGTCAACTTTGCATTCAGCGATAACGAAAGTGCCAGCCAGACGGGTAAGGAAAACGATTGGACACAGGTGATCAAAGACCTGTTACCCATTGAAATAAACCGTTTTGTGATTAATGATGGGAGGATTAACCTCACCAGCATTGTCACGCAGCCCAGGACAGACCTTTCCCTGAACAACTTTAACCTGGAAATCGAGAATATCCGGAATGTGGAAGAAAAAGGCAGAAAACTTCCCTCCCCGGTGCACGCGACGGGAGATATGCCGGGATTCGGCGGAAAGCTCATTTTTGATGCCAACATGATGCTGCTGAAACAAATCCCGGACTTTGATTACAACATGCGTTTGCAGGATCTGCAGCTTGTGAAGCTGAACAATCTCTCGCGACAGTATGGTAACATTGATTTTGAAAAAGGCTCCCTGACCGTAGTCAGTGAAATGGAAATGAAGGATGGCAAGCTGGAAGGCTATCTGAAACCACTGACGAAGGATATGAAGATCTTCAAGCTGAAAGAAGAGAACCGGAACGTAGGCCAGTTTTTCCGGGAGTTGCTGGCAGAAACAGGCTCATTTATCCTTGAAAATAAAAAACGGGACCAGGTAGCTACGCGCATTCCCTTAAAAGGCGACATTGGCAATATTTCCACAGACCTCTGGCCGATTGTCATCAATGTACTCCGGAATGCCTACGTAGAGGCCTTTAAGGCCGAATACGACTCGTCACTCAATCTGAAAGATACGATCAAGCAGGTAAGGAAAGACCGGAAGGAAAAGCGGAAAGAGAAAAAAGAAGCCCGGAAAGAAAAGCGGAAAGCGCGTAAAGAGAAGAGAAAAGAAGCCCGCGAAGCACGCAAAAAGGATTAA
- a CDS encoding DUF6702 family protein, whose translation MMFGKQFSDKRNNGFLRGRFFVIIAVLSLPFLLAASLHEYHVSVTQMQYNPAQKAFEISIRIFTDDLEKALTESAGQRILVKNGDKNDPLVERYIRKSFVLTDGTRKPAALHYIGKEQEEDATWVYLEIPYQGTLAGCRLQNSTLMEVFDDQVNMTNVKFTSEKKTYLFKKGQTIHNL comes from the coding sequence ATGATGTTTGGAAAGCAGTTTTCTGATAAAAGAAATAATGGGTTTCTGAGAGGAAGGTTCTTTGTGATTATTGCCGTCCTCTCTCTCCCATTTCTCCTGGCTGCTTCCCTACACGAATACCACGTCAGTGTAACCCAGATGCAGTACAATCCTGCTCAGAAGGCTTTCGAAATCAGCATCCGCATCTTTACGGACGATCTGGAAAAAGCATTGACAGAAAGTGCAGGGCAGCGTATTCTCGTCAAAAATGGTGACAAAAATGACCCGCTGGTAGAGCGGTACATCCGGAAATCGTTTGTACTGACGGATGGGACCCGCAAGCCTGCGGCTTTGCATTACATCGGAAAGGAACAGGAGGAAGACGCTACCTGGGTGTACCTCGAAATTCCTTATCAGGGAACACTCGCCGGTTGTCGTCTTCAAAACAGTACCTTAATGGAAGTGTTTGACGATCAGGTGAATATGACCAATGTCAAATTTACTTCCGAAAAGAAGACCTACCTCTTCAAAAAAGGTCAGACAATACACAATTTGTAG